Proteins co-encoded in one Papaver somniferum cultivar HN1 chromosome 5, ASM357369v1, whole genome shotgun sequence genomic window:
- the LOC113283887 gene encoding probable serine/threonine-protein kinase kinX gives MASVQVETAPIEVVNTHVTEAPVVVEEPSVAVTHEEVISKPSEEETTLLTEASPVEVEKVPEEVEAVPSHVESTETNDEPIITTTTEREIEVEEPKSAAPQEQVEKENIEPSATEEVTIVEKLEAESVAADTEVLKERQLDTAEEVVEEQVIPAAEEVVAATTTDAVSIENPVVEAEATVTSDVDDAAIAEEPIVAASTPEAIEDEVVVEEPVATPTPAVVEEEIVASDTTDAVVVEEPPVIVAATTRDVDQEEITTHATSIDAAVVEETVDVAASTPEVVEEETVKSVTDDAVVVEEPIVVAATTRDVEQEDVAVVAATTDAVVVEEPVIAVTPGPEAVEEEIVPSPVVDEVVGEEPTVVVATSREVDQEESVVSFDDAVVVDEPVAVVSAPAHIEEETITSAAVEEPKVTQEEENVEEKKVEEEPAVVAAASTDAVVEDEPVVVVSAPAHIEEDIKTSVAVEEPKVA, from the exons ATGGCTTCCGTCCAG GTTGAAACAGCTCCAATAGAGGTGGTGAACACCCATGTAACTGAAGCACCAGTAGTGGTTGAAGAACCTTCAGTTGCAGTTACTCATGAAGAAGTTATTTCAAAACCATCAGAAGAAGAAACAACTTTACTAACTGAAGCTTCTCCAGTCGAGGTTGAAAAGGTGCCAGAGGAAGTTGAAGCTGTTCCTTCccatgttgaatcaacagaaacAAATGATGAACCAATCATCACTACTACTACTGAGCGCGAAATTGAAGTAGAAGAACCAAAATCAGCAGCACCGCAAGAACAAGTAGAGAAGGAAAACATTGAACCTTCTGCAACTGAAGAAGTTACAATTGTAGAAAAACTAGAAGCAGAATCAGTCGCTGCTGACACCGAAGTCCTAAAAGAAAGACAACTAGATACCGCGGAGGAAGTAGTAGAAGAGCAAGTGATCCCAGCTGCTGAAGAAGTTGTAGCTGCTACAACCACTGACGCTGTTTCAATAGAAAATCCCGTTGTTGAAGCAGAAGCCACCGTAACTTCAGACGTCGATGATGCTGCAATAGCAGAAGAGCCAATTGTTGCTGCTTCCACTCCGGAAGCTATTGAAGATGAAGTTGTAGTAGAAGAGCCGGTTGCCACTCCCACTCCTgcagttgttgaagaagaaatcGTCGCTTCTGACACAACTGATGCAGTTGTAGTAGAAGAGCCACCAGTTATCGTAGCAGCCACCACTCGAGATGTTGATCAAGAAGAAATCACAACTCATGCCACCAGCATTGATGCAGCAGTAGTAGAAGAAACTGTTGATGTTGCAGCTTCCACTCCAGAAGTTGTCGAAGAAGAGACTGTAAAATCAGTTACCGATGATGCAGTAGTAGTAGAAGAGCCAATTGTTGTAGCTGCAACTACCCGAGATGTTGAGCAAGAGGACGTCGCAGTTGTTGCTGCGACTACTGATGCAGTAGTAGTAGAAGAGCCAGTTATTGCCGTAACTCCAGGTCCGGAGGCTGTTGAAGAGGAGATTGTACCTTCTCCCGTCGTTGACGAAGTAGTAGGAGAAGAGCCAACTGTAGTTGTTGCAACTTCTCGAGAAGTTGATCAAGAAGAATCTGTAGTTTCTTTCGATGATGCAGTAGTAGTAGACGAGCCAGTTGCTGTTGTTTCTGCTCCCGCACATATTGAAGAAGAAACCATAACTTCTGCTGCCGTTGAAGAACCTAAAGTAacccaagaagaagagaatgttGAGGAGAAGAAGGTCGAAGAAGAGCCAGCTGTAGTTGCTGCCGCTTCTACAGATGCAGTTGTAGAAGACGAGCCCGTTGTTGTTGTTTCTGCACCCGCACACATTGAGGAAGATATCAAAACTTCAGTTGCCGTTGAAGAACCAAAAGTAgcctaa
- the LOC113278301 gene encoding putative lipid-transfer protein DIR1: MVMKVTMKLAMVMIMVVVLGNQVVSSMGMSLCNLTQDDLITCKPAVTKVDPPIDPTAECCTALKKADFACLCSYKNSMMLPSFGIDPDRALQLPDKCKIPTTTKCTKK; encoded by the coding sequence atggtgatgaaaGTTACAATGAAGTTGGCTATGGTAATGATCATGGTTGTCGTACTTGGAAACCAAGTTGTGAGTTCAATGGGTATGAGCCTTTGCAATCTGACTCAAGATGATTTAATCACTTGCAAACCTGCAGTTACGAAGGTAGACCCACCGATCGATCCAACAGCGGAGTGTTGCACCGCTCTTAAGAAAGCCGATTTCGCTTGTCTTTGTTCTTATAAAAACAGCATGATGTTGCCTTCTTTCGGAATTGATCCAGACCGTGCTCTGCAACTTCCTGACAAGTGCAAAATTCCTACCACTACTAAATGCACCAAGAAGTAA